One part of the Acinetobacter sp. XS-4 genome encodes these proteins:
- the ispC gene encoding 1-deoxy-D-xylulose-5-phosphate reductoisomerase: MTQSVCILGVTGSIGQSTLKILNQHPDKYSVFAVSAHSRISELVEICKHFQPKVVVVPEQKVAELTTLFAHNKLQNIEILVGEQGLISIASHPDVDVVMAAIVGAAGLLPTLAAVKAGKRVLLANKEALVMSGEIMMQAARDHQALLLPVDSEHNAIFQSLPHNYLEAERNGQPQQGVSRILLTASGGPFLNHSLEQLKEVTPQQACKHPNWSMGQKISVDSATLMNKGLELIEACHLFSISEHFVTVVVHPQSIIHSMVQYVDGSTLAQMGNPDMCTPIAHALAWPERLQTSVPALNLFEYSQLNFQAPDIQKFPALDLARQAMRAGGLAPTILNAANEVAVAAFLKEQIGFTNIPQVVEHTLQKLENSVAENIECILAKDEIARRVAQQYISSIGG, from the coding sequence ATGACACAATCTGTTTGCATATTAGGTGTAACCGGTTCCATTGGTCAAAGTACCTTAAAAATTTTAAATCAACATCCTGATAAGTATTCAGTGTTTGCAGTTTCAGCTCATAGTCGAATTTCTGAGTTAGTTGAAATTTGCAAACATTTCCAACCAAAAGTTGTGGTTGTTCCTGAGCAGAAAGTTGCCGAATTAACAACTCTATTTGCACATAATAAATTACAAAATATTGAAATTTTGGTTGGCGAGCAAGGTCTGATAAGCATTGCTTCACATCCAGATGTTGATGTTGTTATGGCTGCAATTGTTGGCGCTGCAGGTTTGTTACCAACTCTGGCTGCTGTGAAAGCTGGTAAACGCGTATTATTAGCAAATAAAGAAGCTTTGGTTATGTCTGGTGAAATCATGATGCAAGCAGCACGTGATCATCAGGCATTGTTATTGCCAGTCGATTCAGAACATAACGCTATTTTTCAGTCATTACCTCATAATTATTTAGAAGCCGAAAGAAATGGGCAACCACAGCAGGGCGTATCTAGAATTTTGTTAACAGCCTCTGGCGGCCCTTTTTTAAATCATTCTTTAGAGCAATTAAAAGAAGTTACACCTCAGCAAGCTTGTAAACATCCCAATTGGTCTATGGGGCAGAAAATTTCAGTTGACTCAGCTACTTTGATGAACAAAGGATTGGAGTTGATTGAGGCGTGCCATTTGTTTTCAATATCTGAACATTTTGTTACAGTTGTTGTCCACCCACAAAGTATTATTCATTCTATGGTGCAATACGTGGATGGTTCAACATTGGCACAAATGGGTAATCCAGATATGTGTACGCCAATTGCACATGCTTTAGCATGGCCTGAGCGTTTACAGACAAGTGTTCCTGCTTTAAATTTATTTGAATATTCTCAGCTTAATTTTCAAGCGCCAGATATTCAAAAATTCCCAGCACTTGATTTGGCTCGTCAAGCAATGCGTGCGGGAGGTTTGGCGCCTACTATTTTAAATGCTGCAAATGAAGTTGCTGTTGCTGCATTTTTAAAGGAACAGATTGGATTTACAAATATCCCACAAGTGGTAGAGCATACTTTGCAAAAATTGGAAAATTCAGTTGCTGAAAATATTGAGTGCATTTTAGCTAAAGATGAAATAGCACGACGTGTAGCACAGCAATATATATCAAGTATAGGAGGCTGA
- the rseP gene encoding RIP metalloprotease RseP, translated as MSALFMIAAAALLLGPLIAIHEFGHYWVARKLGVKVLVYSIGFGPTLLKWTSKKSGIKYQLSALPLGGYVKMLDEREGNVAEHDLPYAFNRQKPWKRIAIVVAGPLINLIFAVLLFWILFLPAQEQLNTRVGKVIPNSPAATAQMQVGDKIIAIDGKETQTWEKLNFALIDRVGETGSVNVDVDRAGTEKNIVLPIKDFLKNQNESALDVLGFLPYRPVIPAIVTELTQDGAAIRQGMKVGDRIVSINGQAMKDWFDVVEVVQHSPEKLLNIDVLRNSQLVHLQVMPQGKRDNMGQVSGVLGVKSDAGKITIPDEYKQTIQYTPIQAFEMSLDKTGQISSMILSSIVKMVKGLIGLENLSGPITIAKVAGQSAEMGWQTFISFMALMSVSLGILNLLPIPMLDGGHLVYYIIEAIRGKPVSEQIQMFGLKIGMVLLGSMMLLALFNDFMRL; from the coding sequence ATGAGTGCATTATTTATGATTGCAGCAGCGGCTCTTTTACTTGGTCCTTTAATTGCAATTCATGAGTTCGGTCATTATTGGGTGGCACGAAAATTAGGTGTTAAAGTTTTAGTGTATTCCATTGGTTTTGGACCTACATTACTCAAGTGGACATCAAAAAAATCTGGAATTAAATATCAACTTTCAGCTCTTCCATTGGGCGGCTATGTAAAAATGCTCGATGAGCGTGAAGGTAATGTTGCAGAGCATGATTTACCTTATGCATTTAACCGTCAAAAACCATGGAAACGTATAGCAATTGTTGTAGCTGGCCCATTAATTAACCTGATTTTTGCTGTCTTACTTTTCTGGATTTTATTTTTACCAGCCCAAGAACAATTGAATACTAGAGTCGGTAAAGTTATACCGAACTCACCAGCAGCAACTGCACAAATGCAAGTTGGTGACAAGATTATTGCGATTGATGGGAAAGAAACGCAAACTTGGGAAAAACTTAACTTTGCTTTGATTGATCGTGTAGGCGAAACTGGTAGTGTAAATGTTGATGTAGACCGTGCAGGTACTGAAAAAAATATTGTTTTACCAATTAAAGACTTCCTAAAAAACCAGAATGAATCAGCTTTAGATGTGTTAGGTTTTTTACCATACCGTCCTGTTATTCCTGCTATTGTCACTGAATTAACTCAAGATGGAGCTGCAATTCGTCAAGGAATGAAAGTAGGCGATCGTATTGTTTCAATTAATGGTCAAGCTATGAAAGACTGGTTTGATGTTGTTGAGGTAGTACAACATTCTCCAGAAAAATTACTCAATATTGATGTGTTGCGTAATAGTCAGTTAGTTCATTTGCAAGTCATGCCTCAAGGAAAACGAGATAACATGGGGCAAGTGAGTGGTGTTTTGGGTGTGAAAAGTGATGCGGGAAAAATTACAATTCCTGACGAATATAAGCAAACAATTCAATATACTCCAATACAAGCTTTCGAGATGTCACTAGATAAAACTGGTCAAATTTCTAGCATGATATTGAGTTCAATAGTAAAAATGGTTAAGGGTTTAATCGGTTTAGAGAATCTTTCTGGTCCAATTACAATCGCAAAAGTAGCGGGACAAAGTGCAGAAATGGGATGGCAGACTTTTATCTCATTTATGGCTTTAATGAGTGTAAGTCTTGGAATTTTAAATTTATTACCAATTCCAATGCTAGATGGCGGACATCTGGTTTATTACATTATTGAGGCTATTCGTGGGAAGCCTGTTTCTGAACAAATACAAATGTTTGGTCTAAAAATTGGTATGGTACTGCTCGGTAGTATGATGCTTTTGGCTTTATTTAACGATTTTATGCGTTTGTAA
- the bamA gene encoding outer membrane protein assembly factor BamA, producing MRHTHFLMPLALVSAMAAVQQAYAADDFVVRDIRVDGLVRLTPANVSTMLPINSGDRVNEPMIAEAIRILYATGLFDDIKASRDNDTLVFNVVERPIISKLEFKGNKLIPKEALEQGLKKMGIAEGEVFKKSALQTIETELEQQYTQQGRYDADVTVDTIARPNNRVELKLNFNEGTAAKVFNINIIGNTVFKDSEIKQAFAVKESGWASVVTRNDRYAREKMAASLEALRAMYLNKGYINFHINNSQLNISEDKKNIFIEVAVEEGSQFKFGQTKFLGDALYKPQELQALKIYKDGDTYSQEKVNAVKQLLLRKYGNAGYYFADVNIVPQINNDTGLVDLNYYVNPGQQVTVRRINFTGNSKTADEVLRREMRQMEGALASNEKIDLSKVRLERTGFFKTVDIKPARIPNSPDQVDLNVNVEEQHSGTTTLAVGYSQSGGITFQAGLSQTNFMGTGNRVAIDLSRSETQDYYNLSVTDPYFTIDGVSRGYNVYYRKTKLNDDYNVNNYVTDSFGGSLSFGYPIDENQSLSASVGIDNTKVTTGPFVSTYVRDYLKANGGKATGTETYCPIDNQIPIKDENGVITGTECKEGGQRTYENAFEGEFFTYNLNLGWSYNTLNRPIFPTSGMSHRVGLEIGLPGSDVDYQKATYDAQAFFPIGTTGFVLRGYGKLGYGNDLPFYKNFYAGGYGSVRGYDNSTLGPKYSSVNLQEEGKDDSSPEEVGGNALVQFGTELALPLPFKGDWTRQVRPVLFAEGGQVFDTKCDVGSYSMIMNGQQIADAKKYCEDNYGFDLGNMRYSVGVGFTWITMIGPLSLSYAFPLNDKPGDETKEIQFEIGRTF from the coding sequence ATGCGGCACACACATTTTTTAATGCCTTTGGCACTTGTTAGCGCTATGGCAGCGGTACAACAAGCATATGCAGCTGATGATTTCGTTGTTCGAGATATTCGTGTAGATGGTTTAGTCCGTCTTACTCCTGCAAATGTTTCTACCATGTTGCCAATCAACAGTGGTGATCGCGTTAATGAACCGATGATCGCAGAAGCAATTCGAATATTGTATGCCACTGGACTTTTTGACGATATTAAAGCCTCAAGAGACAACGATACTTTAGTTTTTAATGTCGTAGAGCGCCCAATTATTTCAAAACTTGAATTTAAGGGTAACAAACTTATTCCTAAAGAGGCTTTAGAGCAAGGCCTTAAAAAAATGGGCATTGCTGAAGGCGAAGTTTTTAAGAAGTCAGCTTTACAAACAATTGAAACTGAATTAGAACAGCAATATACCCAGCAAGGTCGTTACGATGCTGATGTAACGGTTGATACGATAGCTCGTCCAAATAACCGTGTTGAACTTAAATTAAATTTTAATGAAGGTACAGCCGCTAAAGTTTTTAATATCAATATTATTGGTAATACTGTTTTTAAAGACAGTGAAATTAAGCAAGCTTTCGCAGTTAAAGAAAGCGGTTGGGCTTCAGTTGTAACTCGTAATGACCGTTATGCTAGAGAGAAAATGGCAGCGAGTCTTGAAGCTTTGCGTGCGATGTATCTGAATAAGGGTTATATTAATTTCCATATCAATAACTCGCAGCTTAATATTAGTGAAGATAAAAAGAATATCTTTATTGAAGTTGCTGTAGAGGAAGGCAGTCAATTTAAATTTGGACAAACCAAATTTTTGGGTGATGCACTTTATAAGCCACAAGAGTTACAAGCTTTAAAAATCTATAAAGACGGTGACACTTATTCGCAAGAAAAAGTAAATGCTGTTAAGCAATTATTATTGCGTAAATACGGTAATGCTGGTTATTACTTTGCAGATGTGAATATTGTTCCACAAATTAATAATGATACAGGTCTTGTTGACTTAAATTACTATGTAAATCCAGGTCAGCAAGTTACTGTGCGTCGTATTAACTTTACAGGTAACAGTAAAACTGCCGATGAAGTATTGCGTCGTGAAATGCGTCAAATGGAAGGTGCTTTAGCGAGTAATGAAAAAATTGACTTGTCTAAAGTTCGTTTAGAGCGCACAGGATTCTTTAAAACTGTTGATATTAAACCAGCACGTATTCCAAACTCACCAGATCAGGTGGATTTAAACGTAAATGTTGAAGAACAACACTCGGGAACTACAACATTAGCGGTAGGTTACTCACAAAGTGGTGGTATTACATTCCAGGCAGGTTTGAGCCAAACTAACTTTATGGGAACGGGTAACCGTGTTGCGATCGATTTATCTCGTTCTGAAACTCAAGATTACTATAACTTAAGTGTTACCGACCCTTACTTTACAATTGATGGGGTAAGCCGAGGTTATAACGTTTACTATCGTAAAACAAAGCTAAATGATGATTATAACGTTAATAACTACGTTACCGATAGTTTCGGTGGTAGTTTAAGTTTTGGTTATCCAATTGATGAAAATCAAAGTTTAAGTGCCTCAGTTGGTATTGATAATACTAAAGTAACCACAGGTCCCTTTGTTTCTACCTATGTCCGTGACTACTTGAAGGCAAATGGTGGTAAAGCAACAGGTACAGAAACTTATTGCCCAATTGATAATCAAATTCCTATAAAAGATGAAAATGGTGTTATCACTGGCACTGAATGTAAAGAGGGTGGCCAAAGAACTTATGAAAATGCATTTGAAGGTGAGTTCTTTACCTATAATCTGAATTTAGGTTGGTCATATAACACATTAAACCGCCCAATTTTCCCAACTTCAGGTATGTCACATCGTGTAGGTTTGGAAATTGGTTTACCAGGTAGTGATGTTGACTATCAAAAAGCAACTTATGATGCTCAGGCATTTTTCCCTATTGGTACTACAGGCTTTGTACTGCGTGGCTATGGTAAGTTAGGCTATGGTAATGATTTACCATTCTATAAAAACTTCTATGCCGGTGGTTATGGCTCAGTTCGTGGTTATGATAACAGTACCTTGGGTCCGAAATATTCAAGTGTAAATTTACAAGAAGAAGGTAAAGATGACTCTTCTCCAGAAGAAGTCGGTGGTAATGCTCTAGTGCAGTTTGGCACAGAGTTGGCTTTGCCATTGCCATTCAAGGGAGATTGGACTCGTCAAGTACGACCAGTTCTTTTTGCTGAAGGTGGTCAGGTATTCGATACCAAGTGTGACGTTGGTTCTTATTCTATGATTATGAATGGTCAGCAAATTGCAGATGCTAAAAAATACTGTGAAGATAACTATGGTTTCGACTTAGGTAATATGCGTTATAGCGTAGGTGTTGGCTTCACATGGATCACCATGATCGGACCATTATCTCTTAGCTATGCATTCCCTCTAAATGATAAGCCTGGTGATGAAACTAAAGAGATCCAGTTTGAAATCGGTCGTACTTTCTAA
- a CDS encoding OmpH family outer membrane protein gives MKKLNILMLGLGLTVSAMTNAAGYGVIDLAKVVENSAYLKQQNASLNQSVKPTTTRLEQLGKELEGLQRQAQTQGQKMKEDDIKKLQAQYQTKLNEFNSTQQGLQSKVQTSLQGMNSTFETRVKQAAEQLRKENNLDFILNKNSTVAYDAKYDLTDKMIQKVNSMK, from the coding sequence ATGAAAAAATTAAATATATTAATGTTGGGACTAGGTTTGACAGTTTCTGCTATGACTAACGCTGCTGGTTATGGCGTTATTGATCTTGCTAAAGTTGTTGAAAATAGTGCTTATTTAAAGCAACAAAACGCAAGTTTAAATCAATCAGTTAAGCCAACTACAACTCGTCTTGAGCAGTTGGGTAAAGAATTGGAAGGTCTTCAGCGTCAAGCCCAAACTCAAGGGCAAAAAATGAAAGAAGATGATATTAAAAAGCTTCAGGCGCAATATCAGACAAAACTCAATGAATTTAATTCTACTCAACAAGGTTTGCAGTCAAAAGTTCAAACTAGTTTGCAAGGAATGAACTCAACTTTTGAGACTCGTGTGAAGCAAGCAGCTGAACAATTACGAAAAGAAAATAATCTTGACTTCATTTTGAATAAAAATTCAACTGTTGCCTATGACGCTAAATATGATTTAACTGATAAAATGATACAAAAGGTTAATTCAATGAAATAA
- the lpxD gene encoding UDP-3-O-(3-hydroxymyristoyl)glucosamine N-acyltransferase, with amino-acid sequence MKVQHYRLDELAHLVNGELVGTGSLQFINLASLENAETHQIAFVNGEKYIDQAKASRAGAYIVTSPIKEQLPDKQNFIIVDNPYLAFAILTHVFDKKITSVGIESTAQIHPSAIVSETAYIGHYVVIGENCVVGDNTIIQSHTRLDDNVEVGKDCFIDAHVTITGGSKLFDRVRVHASTVIGSEGFGFAPYQGKWHRIAQLGSVIIGNDVRIGSNCSIDRGALDNTILEDGVIIDNLVQIAHNVHIGSNTAIAAKCGIAGSVKIGKNCILAGACGVSGHLSIADNVTLTGMSMVTKNISEAGTYSSGIGLFENSHWKKTIVRLRQLADVPLTQITKRLDHIQAQIESLESTFNLRK; translated from the coding sequence ATGAAAGTGCAACATTATCGTTTAGATGAACTAGCTCACCTGGTAAATGGTGAGCTAGTAGGTACGGGTAGTCTTCAATTTATAAACTTAGCAAGTTTAGAAAATGCTGAAACTCATCAAATTGCTTTCGTGAATGGCGAAAAGTATATTGATCAAGCAAAGGCTAGCCGTGCGGGTGCGTACATTGTTACAAGCCCTATTAAAGAACAGCTTCCTGACAAACAAAATTTTATTATTGTTGATAATCCTTATTTAGCTTTTGCAATACTTACACATGTTTTTGATAAAAAAATTACATCGGTAGGTATAGAAAGTACTGCTCAAATTCATCCTTCTGCGATCGTTTCTGAAACAGCATATATTGGTCATTATGTCGTAATTGGCGAAAATTGTGTGGTAGGTGATAACACAATTATTCAGTCTCATACTCGACTGGATGATAATGTGGAAGTTGGAAAAGATTGTTTTATTGATGCTCATGTCACTATTACTGGTGGATCTAAATTATTTGATCGTGTGCGAGTTCATGCAAGTACTGTAATTGGTAGTGAGGGCTTTGGCTTTGCACCATATCAAGGAAAGTGGCATCGCATTGCTCAATTGGGTTCAGTTATTATTGGTAATGATGTTCGCATTGGTTCAAATTGTAGTATTGATCGAGGTGCACTCGATAACACAATTTTGGAAGATGGGGTCATTATTGATAACCTTGTGCAAATCGCACATAACGTTCATATTGGTTCGAATACAGCTATCGCTGCTAAATGTGGAATTGCTGGCAGTGTTAAAATTGGCAAAAACTGTATTCTAGCAGGGGCTTGCGGTGTATCAGGGCACCTTTCTATTGCTGATAATGTGACTTTGACCGGAATGTCAATGGTCACAAAAAATATTTCTGAAGCTGGTACTTACTCTTCAGGGATTGGATTATTTGAAAATAGCCATTGGAAAAAGACAATTGTACGCTTACGACAATTAGCAGATGTGCCATTGACCCAAATCACTAAACGACTTGATCATATACAAGCTCAAATAGAGTCTCTTGAATCAACCTTTAATTTGCGTAAATAG
- the fabZ gene encoding 3-hydroxyacyl-ACP dehydratase FabZ — protein sequence MTESTTPKFAIPELPMQIQTIRQYLPHRYPFLLVDRVTEVTDNSIVGYKNVSINEEFLQGHFPEYPIMPGVLIVEALAQVSGVLGFIMNNETPKPGSLFLFAGAERVRFKKQVVAGDQLVLKSELVMQKRGIYKYNCTATVDGIVATTAEIMISHQKTEQA from the coding sequence ATGACCGAGTCAACTACACCTAAATTTGCCATCCCTGAATTACCAATGCAGATTCAAACGATTCGTCAATATTTGCCGCATCGTTATCCTTTCTTATTGGTTGATCGTGTGACTGAAGTTACTGACAATAGTATTGTTGGTTATAAAAATGTTTCTATCAATGAAGAGTTCCTACAGGGACATTTCCCAGAATATCCAATTATGCCTGGTGTTCTAATTGTAGAAGCATTAGCTCAAGTTTCAGGTGTTCTAGGGTTTATTATGAACAATGAAACGCCAAAACCAGGTTCTTTATTCCTCTTTGCTGGTGCGGAAAGGGTTAGATTTAAAAAACAAGTAGTTGCTGGTGACCAACTTGTATTAAAATCTGAATTAGTAATGCAAAAACGCGGTATCTACAAATATAATTGTACAGCTACCGTGGACGGTATTGTAGCAACAACCGCTGAAATTATGATTTCACACCAAAAAACAGAGCAGGCATGA
- the lpxA gene encoding acyl-ACP--UDP-N-acetylglucosamine O-acyltransferase, translating into MSNHDLIHSTAIIDPSAVIAPDVQIGPYCVIGPNVTIGAGTKLHSHVVVGGFTKIGQNNEIFQFASVGEVCQDLKYQGEETWLEIGDHNLIREHCSLHRGTVQDNALTKIGSHNLLMVNTHIAHDCIVGDHNIFANNVGVAGHVHIGDHTIIGGNSGIHQFCKIDSYSMVGGASLILKDVPAYVMASGNPAHAFGINTEGMRRKGWSKNTIQGLREAYKLIFKSGLTSVQAVAQIKSDILPNVPEAQLLIDSVEKSERGIVR; encoded by the coding sequence ATGAGCAATCACGACTTAATTCATTCTACGGCCATTATTGATCCATCTGCAGTGATTGCTCCAGATGTCCAGATAGGACCTTATTGCGTTATCGGTCCAAATGTGACGATTGGCGCGGGTACTAAGCTACATTCACATGTAGTGGTGGGTGGTTTTACCAAAATTGGTCAAAATAATGAGATTTTCCAGTTCGCAAGTGTTGGTGAAGTTTGTCAAGACTTGAAATATCAAGGTGAAGAAACCTGGTTAGAGATTGGTGATCATAATTTAATTCGTGAACATTGCAGTTTACATAGAGGAACTGTGCAAGATAATGCTTTAACTAAAATAGGAAGTCATAACCTATTGATGGTTAATACACATATTGCACATGATTGTATTGTTGGTGACCATAATATTTTCGCGAATAATGTTGGTGTTGCTGGACATGTACACATAGGTGATCACACGATTATTGGTGGTAATTCTGGCATTCATCAATTCTGTAAAATCGATTCTTACAGTATGGTGGGTGGAGCATCACTAATTTTAAAGGATGTACCAGCCTACGTTATGGCTTCTGGTAACCCAGCCCATGCATTTGGTATTAATACCGAAGGAATGCGTAGAAAGGGTTGGTCTAAAAATACAATTCAAGGCCTCAGAGAGGCTTATAAATTAATTTTTAAATCAGGACTTACCTCTGTTCAAGCTGTTGCACAGATTAAAAGCGATATTCTTCCGAATGTTCCAGAAGCTCAATTATTAATTGACTCTGTTGAAAAGTCAGAGCGTGGTATTGTTCGCTAA
- a CDS encoding YbgF trimerization domain-containing protein, producing MRLMKHSFLFIALMSTTSLYANIPIESRGLSQSGGSSTNTSSNNVSVPSNLNWELMQKNQQLENDVRTLRGQLEEQSNDIEQLKKDLSNRYTDLDQRLELLNQKVDPESAPSDNSGNSDTPATASTETSAENKVVNAAPTNTPSASPPPQSETSQPPSQNQSNPVELEKAAYTVALDAYKQGGAKKAIAPMQNFIKNHPNSVYTGNAYFWLAEFNLATDPVNYNEAKKNYNVVATRYPNSSKAPRALYQLYSIAKDVDKNTASANQYKTKILSQYPKSEEAKFFNK from the coding sequence ATGCGATTGATGAAGCATTCTTTCTTATTTATTGCCTTAATGAGCACCACCTCTCTCTATGCCAACATTCCAATTGAGTCTCGCGGTTTAAGCCAAAGTGGTGGTAGCTCAACTAACACTTCTTCTAATAATGTTTCGGTACCTAGTAATTTAAACTGGGAATTAATGCAAAAAAACCAACAATTAGAAAATGATGTACGTACCTTACGTGGGCAGTTAGAAGAACAATCAAATGATATTGAGCAATTGAAAAAAGATCTATCTAATCGCTATACGGATCTAGATCAACGTTTAGAGCTACTCAATCAGAAGGTCGATCCAGAAAGTGCACCATCAGATAATTCTGGGAACAGTGATACTCCTGCTACAGCAAGCACAGAAACTTCTGCTGAAAATAAAGTAGTGAATGCTGCTCCAACAAACACTCCTTCCGCTAGTCCCCCACCACAGTCGGAAACGTCTCAACCACCTTCACAAAACCAATCAAACCCTGTAGAGCTTGAAAAGGCAGCTTACACTGTAGCTTTAGATGCCTATAAGCAAGGTGGCGCAAAAAAAGCGATTGCTCCAATGCAAAACTTTATCAAAAATCATCCAAATAGCGTCTATACAGGGAATGCTTATTTTTGGTTAGCTGAATTTAATTTAGCAACTGATCCAGTAAACTATAATGAAGCTAAAAAGAACTACAATGTAGTAGCAACTCGATATCCAAATTCGAGTAAAGCTCCTCGTGCTCTTTATCAACTCTATAGCATTGCTAAAGATGTTGATAAAAATACAGCTTCAGCAAACCAATATAAAACTAAAATCTTAAGTCAGTATCCAAAATCGGAAGAAGCTAAATTTTTTAATAAATAA
- a CDS encoding regulatory protein RecX, translating into MFKRTEEQSQQRALLTGQRLRSYAFALLTRRDYSKAELIEKLTRYAQNPEEVHQLVEELSEKNYQSDQRVAEQMLASQIRKGKGPKRIKQALKIKQIENDLIAEDIHNIDWIEQAYQLKVKKFGEEVEKDPKLKAKQIRFLQYRGFDLDVIIKAVQRRMD; encoded by the coding sequence ATGTTCAAAAGAACTGAAGAACAATCTCAACAACGAGCTTTGCTTACAGGTCAGCGTTTACGGTCTTATGCTTTTGCTTTATTGACTCGTCGAGATTATTCCAAAGCAGAGCTTATTGAAAAATTAACTCGTTATGCACAAAACCCTGAAGAGGTTCATCAACTTGTTGAAGAATTATCTGAAAAAAACTATCAAAGTGATCAACGCGTTGCTGAACAGATGCTTGCTAGCCAGATTCGTAAAGGCAAAGGGCCAAAACGTATTAAGCAAGCTTTAAAAATAAAACAAATCGAAAATGATTTAATCGCAGAGGATATTCACAATATTGACTGGATAGAACAAGCGTATCAACTGAAAGTGAAAAAATTTGGCGAAGAAGTAGAAAAAGATCCAAAACTTAAAGCAAAACAGATTAGATTTTTACAATATAGAGGATTTGACTTAGATGTAATTATAAAAGCAGTCCAACGGAGAATGGACTAA
- the recA gene encoding recombinase RecA: MDENKSKALQAALSQIEKQFGKNTVMRLGDNTVQAVEAVSTGSLTLDIALGIGGLPKGRIVEIYGPESSGKTTMTLQAIAQCQKTGGTCAFIDAEHALDPQYARKLGVDIDNLLVSQPDNGEQALEIADMLVRSGAIDLIVVDSVAALTPKAEIEGEMGDSHMGLQARLMSQALRKITGNAKRSNCMVIFINQIRMKIGVMFGSPETTTGGNALKFYASVRLDIRRIGQVKEGDEIVGSETRVKVVKNKMAPPFREALFQILYGKGTNQLGELVDLAVQQDIVQKAGAWYSYQGNKIGQGKNNVIRHFEENPQMAGEIERNIREQLLTTGTTTEQIEDEEEADLLLES; the protein is encoded by the coding sequence ATGGATGAGAATAAAAGCAAAGCATTACAAGCCGCGCTAAGTCAAATTGAGAAACAATTTGGCAAAAATACGGTGATGCGTCTCGGTGACAACACTGTTCAAGCTGTTGAAGCTGTATCTACAGGCTCTTTGACTTTAGATATTGCATTGGGGATTGGCGGTTTACCAAAAGGTCGTATTGTCGAGATTTATGGTCCAGAATCTTCTGGTAAAACCACAATGACTCTACAAGCGATTGCACAATGTCAAAAAACTGGCGGCACTTGTGCATTTATCGATGCAGAGCACGCTTTAGATCCACAATATGCACGTAAGCTTGGTGTAGACATTGATAACCTGCTTGTATCACAGCCTGATAACGGTGAACAAGCACTTGAAATTGCAGATATGTTAGTTCGCTCTGGCGCAATTGACTTAATCGTTGTCGATTCAGTCGCAGCACTTACCCCTAAAGCAGAAATTGAAGGCGAGATGGGTGACTCTCATATGGGCTTACAAGCTCGTCTAATGAGTCAGGCACTTCGTAAAATTACTGGTAATGCTAAGCGCTCAAACTGTATGGTTATTTTCATTAACCAGATCCGTATGAAGATTGGGGTAATGTTTGGTAGCCCTGAGACCACAACTGGTGGTAACGCATTGAAGTTCTACGCTTCTGTACGTTTAGATATCCGCCGTATTGGTCAAGTAAAAGAAGGCGATGAAATCGTCGGCTCTGAAACTCGTGTTAAAGTTGTTAAAAACAAAATGGCTCCTCCTTTCAGAGAAGCTCTTTTCCAAATCCTATATGGTAAAGGCACAAACCAACTAGGCGAACTTGTAGATTTAGCTGTACAGCAAGATATCGTACAAAAAGCAGGTGCTTGGTACTCATATCAAGGTAATAAAATTGGTCAAGGTAAGAACAATGTTATTCGCCACTTTGAAGAGAACCCTCAAATGGCAGGAGAGATTGAACGCAATATCCGTGAGCAACTGTTAACAACAGGCACGACTACTGAGCAAATTGAAGATGAAGAAGAAGCTGATCTTTTATTAGAATCTTAA